The genomic interval AAAAATAATACATAAATGACAATGATTAATAGACTTAACATTTTATATAGAAAGGAGGATAATCGCTTTCGCGAAAGCATGAAAAACTAACCAAATACCTGAAATTTAGATATTAGCAGATTCTAACGAGCTTTTCAATGCTGCATTGCGGTGCTCAAGAAATCTTATGAGGTAGCCCTTCAAGAACAGTTTATCAAAAAGTTTCCCAATAACTCCATACGGTACTTTGTATGATAGACTGTCTGTCATCAATGTATAATCATCCTTTTGGCTGAAATGGTGTTCGTGAACAAACGAACTAAATTTACCTTCAATCATTTTATCCACAAAAAAATATGGAGGATTAAACTTCGATATTTTACTAGTGTGAGTGAGCCAAACACCAAAGTGCTTTCCTTTCCATTTTACAATCTCTCCAGAACCTATTAACCCAGTGGTTACTCCTGCGATTGCCTTTTCGCTAGTTTGAGACGCAGATTTCATGTGAAAATCGATATTTCTAGATAAGTCAAAT from Dokdonia sp. Hel_I_53 carries:
- a CDS encoding SRPBCC family protein — translated: MTVIKLITKINAPVLHVFDLSRNIDFHMKSASQTSEKAIAGVTTGLIGSGEIVKWKGKHFGVWLTHTSKISKFNPPYFFVDKMIEGKFSSFVHEHHFSQKDDYTLMTDSLSYKVPYGVIGKLFDKLFLKGYLIRFLEHRNAALKSSLESANI